In one window of Macadamia integrifolia cultivar HAES 741 chromosome 2, SCU_Mint_v3, whole genome shotgun sequence DNA:
- the LOC122057221 gene encoding acyl-CoA-binding domain-containing protein 4-like isoform X2: MMGSLGGEAVKKAMWLYPKVLGFNPSERWGHSACYSNGVVYVFGGCCGGLHFSDVLMLDLGTMAWNTLVTTGQQPGTRDSHSAVLVGHRMIVFGGTNGSRKVNDLHILDLRTKEWTRPKCEGVPPSPRESHTATIIDDDKLVIFGGSGEGEGNYLNDLHILDLNVMRWAYPKVNGDLPAPRDSHTAVGINNKLLVYGGDCGDRYHGDVDVLNMDTLTWSKLVVQGSSPGVRAGHASVNFGTKVYVIGGVGDKHYYNDVWVLDVSTCSWSQLDVGGQKPQGRFSHTAVVTNSDIAIYGGCGEDERPLNELIILQLGGEHPYGRYNISLCKIFGNQWNQEKKRFTRGTENKWKNMIVMDKAELNRSPPEAESEPKNSLLSNLDNVHPKRRRTGDSKTRESESEQEEHSLSLSQNSSPSQSDQEQNPVQKLSISAPDAVLVPHSFGLFKQRNQNTSNCQCSNIANNQVDQTNYIKRGPQGLHFMGGEHQRQPKPEAPGQFLHLVHSGREGVHCQAAEQKPLETMHTLIGAEIRGKVDGAFDSGYLMTVNVNGMILRGVLFAPGPGIVSRGSIHPQNPSSLTSPLTLSQPHLNSNFTGPACVRKQPLTFAKPESGHQIRQTQPSPVRVTPSMSKALKHSSDLQGVVLTLGGPGSGHGGT, from the exons ATGATGGGTTCCTTAGGAGGTGAAGCCGTGAAGAAGGCAATGTGGTTGTATCCAAAGGTTTTGGGCTTCAATCCTTCAGAGAGATGGGGGCATTCAGCTTGTTATTCTAATGGGGTTGTTTATGTTTTTGGG GGATGTTGCGGCGGGTTGCATTTCAGTGATGTACTAATGCTTGACCTTGGAACCATGGCTTGGAACACCCTTGTCACCACAGGCCAACAGCCTGGAACAAGAGATAGCCACAGTGCAGTTCTTGTGGGACACAGGATGATAGTGTTTGGGGGTACAAATGGTTCTAGGAAGGTGAATGACCTTCATATATTGGATCTTAGGACAAAAGAGTGGACTAGACCCAAATGTGAAGGGGTCCCACCTTCCCCCCGTGAAAGTCATACTGCGACAATCATTGATGATGATAAACTAGTGATATTTGGGGGCAgcggggaaggggaagggaatTACCTGAATGACTTGCATATTCTAGATCTCAATGTCATGAGATGGGCTTATCCCAAGGTGAATGGTGATCTTCCAGCCCCAAGGGACAGTCATACGGCTGTTGGAATTAACAACAAACTTCTTGTTTATGGCGGGGACTGTGGTGATCGGTATCATGGAGATGTTGATGTTCTCAATATGGATACACTGACTTGGTCAAAG TTGGTAGTTCAGGGATCTTCACCCGGAGTTAGAGCGGGTCATGCATCTGTAAATTTCGGGACTAAG GTTTATGTCATCGGTGGTGTTGGAGATAAGCATTACTATAACGATGTTTGGGTCCTTGATGTTAGTACTTGTTCATGGAGTCAGCTTGACGTAGGGGGCCAGAAACCCCAGGGGAGGTTCTCCCATACTGCAGTGGTTACGAACTCAGACATTGCCATCTATGGAGG GTGTGGAGAGGATGAGCGTCCTCTCAATGAGTTAATCATATTGCAGCTTGGAGGTGAGCATCCTTATGGCCGTTACAACATTTCCTTGTGCAAGATATTCGGTAATCAGTGGAACCAGGAAAAGAAGAGGTTTACAAGGGGAACTGAGAATAAGTGG AAAAACATGATTGTTATGGATAAGGCGGAACTAAACCGGAGTCCTCCAGAAGCAGAATCTGAACCAAAGAACTCTCTTCTATCTAATTTAG ACAATGTGCATCCAAAGAGGAGGAGGACGGGGGACTCAAAGACCAGGGAGAGTGAATCAGAACAAGAAGAGCATTCTCTTTCACTCTCCCAGAACTCATCACCATCCCAATCTGATCAAGAGCAAAACCCAGTTCAAAAACTCTCGATCTCTGCTCCTGACGCTGTCCTGGTCCCACATTCCTTTGGATTGTTTAAGCAGCGTAATCAAAACACAAGCAATTGTCAGTGTAGTAATATTGCAAATAACCAAGTGGATCAGACAAATTATATCAAAAGAGGTCCCCAAGGTCTTCATTTCATGGGAGGAGAACATCAAAGACAACCAAAACCAGAAGCTCCTGGACAGTTTCTTCACTTGGTCCACAGTGGCAGGGAAGGAGTGCATTGTCAGGCAGCAGAACAGAAGCCCTTGGAGACGATGCATACCTTG attggtgctgagatccgagggAAAGTAGATGGAGCTTTTGATTCAGGATACCTAATGACTGTGAATGTCAATGGGATGATCCTTAGAGGGGTCTTATTTGCACCT GGACCTGGGATAGTCTCAAGAGGATCAATCCATCCCCAGAATCCATCATCTCTAACTAGTCCACTCACTCTCTCACAACCACATCTGAATTCAAATTTCACAGGTCCAGCTTGTGTCCGAAAGCAGCCACTGACATTTGCTAAGCCAGAATCTGGTCATCAAATCAGACAAACCCAACCATCTCCAGTTAGGGTTACCCCATCTATGAGCAAAGCTTTGAAACATAGTAGTGATCTTCAAGGGGTAGTTTTAACACTTGGAGGACCTGGAAGTGGTCATGGTGGAACTTAG
- the LOC122057221 gene encoding acyl-CoA-binding domain-containing protein 4-like isoform X1, with protein sequence MLEPTHIPMHTRTHPLPLSLSPLICSLSQSLNSQTPMILHHFLYSSILSIQYPCTNKRMMGSLGGEAVKKAMWLYPKVLGFNPSERWGHSACYSNGVVYVFGGCCGGLHFSDVLMLDLGTMAWNTLVTTGQQPGTRDSHSAVLVGHRMIVFGGTNGSRKVNDLHILDLRTKEWTRPKCEGVPPSPRESHTATIIDDDKLVIFGGSGEGEGNYLNDLHILDLNVMRWAYPKVNGDLPAPRDSHTAVGINNKLLVYGGDCGDRYHGDVDVLNMDTLTWSKLVVQGSSPGVRAGHASVNFGTKVYVIGGVGDKHYYNDVWVLDVSTCSWSQLDVGGQKPQGRFSHTAVVTNSDIAIYGGCGEDERPLNELIILQLGGEHPYGRYNISLCKIFGNQWNQEKKRFTRGTENKWKNMIVMDKAELNRSPPEAESEPKNSLLSNLDNVHPKRRRTGDSKTRESESEQEEHSLSLSQNSSPSQSDQEQNPVQKLSISAPDAVLVPHSFGLFKQRNQNTSNCQCSNIANNQVDQTNYIKRGPQGLHFMGGEHQRQPKPEAPGQFLHLVHSGREGVHCQAAEQKPLETMHTLIGAEIRGKVDGAFDSGYLMTVNVNGMILRGVLFAPGPGIVSRGSIHPQNPSSLTSPLTLSQPHLNSNFTGPACVRKQPLTFAKPESGHQIRQTQPSPVRVTPSMSKALKHSSDLQGVVLTLGGPGSGHGGT encoded by the exons ATGTTAGAGCCTACACATATTCCCATGCACACACGCACCCaccctctccccctctctctctctcctctaatTTGCTCTCTGAGTCAGAGTCTCAACAGTCAAACTCCCATGATTTTACATCACTTCTTATACTCTTCAATTCTATCTATCCAGTATCCATGTACAAAT AAAAGGATGATGGGTTCCTTAGGAGGTGAAGCCGTGAAGAAGGCAATGTGGTTGTATCCAAAGGTTTTGGGCTTCAATCCTTCAGAGAGATGGGGGCATTCAGCTTGTTATTCTAATGGGGTTGTTTATGTTTTTGGG GGATGTTGCGGCGGGTTGCATTTCAGTGATGTACTAATGCTTGACCTTGGAACCATGGCTTGGAACACCCTTGTCACCACAGGCCAACAGCCTGGAACAAGAGATAGCCACAGTGCAGTTCTTGTGGGACACAGGATGATAGTGTTTGGGGGTACAAATGGTTCTAGGAAGGTGAATGACCTTCATATATTGGATCTTAGGACAAAAGAGTGGACTAGACCCAAATGTGAAGGGGTCCCACCTTCCCCCCGTGAAAGTCATACTGCGACAATCATTGATGATGATAAACTAGTGATATTTGGGGGCAgcggggaaggggaagggaatTACCTGAATGACTTGCATATTCTAGATCTCAATGTCATGAGATGGGCTTATCCCAAGGTGAATGGTGATCTTCCAGCCCCAAGGGACAGTCATACGGCTGTTGGAATTAACAACAAACTTCTTGTTTATGGCGGGGACTGTGGTGATCGGTATCATGGAGATGTTGATGTTCTCAATATGGATACACTGACTTGGTCAAAG TTGGTAGTTCAGGGATCTTCACCCGGAGTTAGAGCGGGTCATGCATCTGTAAATTTCGGGACTAAG GTTTATGTCATCGGTGGTGTTGGAGATAAGCATTACTATAACGATGTTTGGGTCCTTGATGTTAGTACTTGTTCATGGAGTCAGCTTGACGTAGGGGGCCAGAAACCCCAGGGGAGGTTCTCCCATACTGCAGTGGTTACGAACTCAGACATTGCCATCTATGGAGG GTGTGGAGAGGATGAGCGTCCTCTCAATGAGTTAATCATATTGCAGCTTGGAGGTGAGCATCCTTATGGCCGTTACAACATTTCCTTGTGCAAGATATTCGGTAATCAGTGGAACCAGGAAAAGAAGAGGTTTACAAGGGGAACTGAGAATAAGTGG AAAAACATGATTGTTATGGATAAGGCGGAACTAAACCGGAGTCCTCCAGAAGCAGAATCTGAACCAAAGAACTCTCTTCTATCTAATTTAG ACAATGTGCATCCAAAGAGGAGGAGGACGGGGGACTCAAAGACCAGGGAGAGTGAATCAGAACAAGAAGAGCATTCTCTTTCACTCTCCCAGAACTCATCACCATCCCAATCTGATCAAGAGCAAAACCCAGTTCAAAAACTCTCGATCTCTGCTCCTGACGCTGTCCTGGTCCCACATTCCTTTGGATTGTTTAAGCAGCGTAATCAAAACACAAGCAATTGTCAGTGTAGTAATATTGCAAATAACCAAGTGGATCAGACAAATTATATCAAAAGAGGTCCCCAAGGTCTTCATTTCATGGGAGGAGAACATCAAAGACAACCAAAACCAGAAGCTCCTGGACAGTTTCTTCACTTGGTCCACAGTGGCAGGGAAGGAGTGCATTGTCAGGCAGCAGAACAGAAGCCCTTGGAGACGATGCATACCTTG attggtgctgagatccgagggAAAGTAGATGGAGCTTTTGATTCAGGATACCTAATGACTGTGAATGTCAATGGGATGATCCTTAGAGGGGTCTTATTTGCACCT GGACCTGGGATAGTCTCAAGAGGATCAATCCATCCCCAGAATCCATCATCTCTAACTAGTCCACTCACTCTCTCACAACCACATCTGAATTCAAATTTCACAGGTCCAGCTTGTGTCCGAAAGCAGCCACTGACATTTGCTAAGCCAGAATCTGGTCATCAAATCAGACAAACCCAACCATCTCCAGTTAGGGTTACCCCATCTATGAGCAAAGCTTTGAAACATAGTAGTGATCTTCAAGGGGTAGTTTTAACACTTGGAGGACCTGGAAGTGGTCATGGTGGAACTTAG